In the genome of Salvia miltiorrhiza cultivar Shanhuang (shh) unplaced genomic scaffold, IMPLAD_Smil_shh original_scaffold_371, whole genome shotgun sequence, one region contains:
- the LOC131004290 gene encoding uncharacterized protein LOC131004290, which produces MKMMGEEDEVMKLGKKIRLMEEKEVAIVVVPLGMGVLLAYHMWLMLTIKRNPRRTVIGLNAESRRIWVSCMMADPLKNGVLAIQTIRNNIMASTLLATIAITLSSLISVYVSNESAGLHQEISAVSSVKFFAVLICFLAAFLCNVLSIRYYAHSSFLVTVPTFRDRKDAIEYVATNLNRGGLFWSLGLRAFYLSFPLFVWVFGPIPMFVCCCVMSFILYFLDTTTSFTRDLYSHSVSVDEDLEAALLQPT; this is translated from the exons ATGAAAATGATGGGGGAAGAAGATGAGGTGATGAAATTGGGGAAGAAAATAAGATTGATGGAGGAGAAAGAGGTGGCGATAGTAGTGGTGCCCCTAGGGATGGGGGTGCTGCTGGCCTACCATATGTGGCTGATGCTCACCATTAAACGCAATCCCAGAAGAACTGTCATTGGTCTCAACGCCGAGAGCCGCCGCATCTGGGTTTCCTGTATGATGGCT GATCCACTCAAAAACGGCGTGTTGGCCATCCAAACCATTCGCAACAACATCATGGCGTCCACGCTCTTGGCCACAATCGCCATCACTCTCAGCTCCCTAATAAGCGTCTACGTCAGCAACGAATCCGCAGGCCTGCATCAGGAGATCTCCGCCGTCTCCTCCGTCAAGTTCTTCGCCGTGCTCATTTGCTTCCTGGCGGCCTTCCTCTGCAACGTGCTCTCGATAAGGTACTACGCCCACAGCAGCTTCCTGGTCACCGTCCCGACCTTCAGGGACCGCAAGGATGCCATTGAGTACGTCGCAACGAACCTCAACCGGGGCGGCCTCTTCTGGTCGCTCGGCCTGCGGGCCTTCTACTTGTCGTTCCCTCTCTTCGTGTGGGTCTTCGGCCCGATTCCCATGTTCGTGTGCTGTTGTGTCATGTCCTTCATACTCTATTTTCTTGACACCACCACCAGCTTCACCAGGGATTTGTATAGTCATTCTGTGAGTGTTGATGAAGATTTGGAGGCTGCTCTTCTTCAACCTACTTAA